A window of Pseudomonas monteilii contains these coding sequences:
- the fieF gene encoding cation-efflux pump FieF (member of cation diffusion facilitator family; CDF; membrane-bound; induced by both zinc and iron, but does not induce resistance to zinc; can transport zinc(II) in a proton-dependent manner; instead this protein induces iron resistance; forms dimers) — protein sequence MTPSAEHQRLLRLATRASLTVACVLVISKALAWWFSDSVSLLAGLTDSALDAVASLLNLLAVQYALRPADDDHRYGHGKAEALAGMAQALFIGASAVIIAVQAVERLQSPAPLGNTTAGIGVMLLSLVLTVGLLAFQRKVVRVTGSTAIRADSLHYRSDLLLNGSILVALLLARFGWPQLDALFGLGIAVYIFWSAVQIARESGGILMDKELPSEVSEAMRALVCGLPGVVGAHDLRTRVSGHRWFVQVHLELPGELPLHEAHALCVEASARIRARYPQADVMVHADPV from the coding sequence ATGACCCCGAGCGCCGAGCACCAGCGCCTGCTGCGACTGGCCACGCGGGCGTCGCTCACGGTGGCCTGCGTGCTGGTGATCAGCAAGGCGCTGGCCTGGTGGTTCAGTGATTCGGTCAGCCTGCTGGCCGGGTTGACCGACTCGGCGCTGGACGCGGTGGCGTCCCTGCTCAACCTGCTGGCAGTGCAGTACGCCTTGCGCCCCGCCGATGACGACCATCGCTACGGGCATGGCAAGGCCGAGGCCTTGGCCGGGATGGCCCAGGCGCTGTTCATCGGTGCCAGTGCGGTGATCATCGCCGTGCAGGCGGTGGAGCGCTTGCAGTCGCCCGCGCCGCTGGGCAATACCACGGCCGGTATCGGCGTGATGCTGCTGTCGCTGGTGTTGACGGTGGGGTTGCTGGCGTTTCAGCGCAAGGTCGTGCGCGTCACCGGCTCGACGGCCATCCGTGCCGACTCGCTGCATTACCGCTCCGACCTGCTGCTCAACGGCAGCATCCTGGTCGCCCTGCTGCTGGCGCGTTTCGGTTGGCCACAGCTCGATGCGCTGTTCGGCCTGGGGATCGCGGTGTACATCTTCTGGAGTGCGGTGCAGATCGCGCGGGAGAGTGGCGGCATCCTGATGGACAAGGAACTGCCCAGTGAGGTGTCCGAGGCCATGCGCGCGTTGGTGTGTGGGCTGCCGGGTGTGGTGGGCGCGCATGACCTGCGCACGCGGGTGTCGGGGCACCGGTGGTTCGTTCAGGTGCACCTGGAGTTGCCGGGGGAGTTGCCGTTGCATGAGGCGCATGCGTTGTGCGTGGAGGCGTCGGCGCGGATAAGGGCGCGTTATCCACAGGCCGATGTGATGGTGCATGCGGATCCGGTGTGA
- a CDS encoding polyribonucleotide nucleotidyltransferase translates to MRIPTRLIGGALIATQLTACGTLFYPDRRGQIDGRVDPVIVALDAVGLLFYVIPGLIAFGIDFATGAIYYPGGVTAQVDPATLRPAINADGQVDRLKLQAILEAELGQRLPLDDPRLIQQRGSVEQLAALNTVPAA, encoded by the coding sequence ATGCGCATTCCCACTCGCCTGATCGGTGGCGCCCTGATCGCCACGCAACTGACCGCCTGTGGCACCTTGTTCTACCCCGATCGTCGCGGTCAGATCGATGGCCGGGTCGACCCGGTGATCGTGGCCCTGGACGCGGTCGGCCTGCTCTTCTACGTGATCCCGGGGTTGATCGCCTTCGGCATCGATTTCGCCACGGGCGCCATCTACTACCCGGGCGGCGTCACGGCGCAGGTCGACCCGGCCACCTTGCGACCGGCGATCAATGCCGATGGCCAGGTGGACAGGCTCAAGCTGCAGGCGATCCTCGAGGCCGAGCTGGGCCAGCGCCTGCCGCTGGACGATCCGCGGCTGATCCAGCAGCGCGGCAGCGTCGAGCAGCTGGCGGCGCTGAACACGGTGCCGGCGGCATGA
- a CDS encoding ATP-dependent helicase, translating into MISLPIDTVLPALRQALEARHEVVLEAPPGAGKTTRVPLALLDAPWLQGQTIVMLEPRRLAARAAAERMASELGERVGETVGYRIRLDSKVGPNTRIEVVTEGILTRRLQDDPALEGVGLVIFDEFHLRNLDADLALALALNGRELLREDQPLKVLLMSATLEGERLSRLLDDAPIVTSEGRMHPVDIRWGRPTQPGEFIEPRVVQACLEALDEQTGSLLVFLPGQAEIRRVQQALDEALGQTPQVQVCPLHGELDLNAQRAAIDPAPPGQRKVVLATNLAETSITIEGVRVVIDAGLERTPRFDPRSGMTRLDTQRISRASATQRAGRAGRVEPGVCYRLWSQAQHEQMAAFSAAEILQADLAGLALQLARWGVEPDQLTWLDAPPGAAFAQARDLLERLGALQPEGGLSRHGQAMAELPAHPRIAHVLLRGHALGLTQQACDLAALLGERDILRGGGADVHSRLALLAGDQRLPRGTQGSTQRARQLARQYRAHLRGASGDSVKDPEHPRWTGCLLALAYPDRVARQRQAGGGDYRLANGRAAQFGEPDALMKHAWLAIADLGSRQGQREERIYLAADLDPALFETVLGEQVRQVDILEWDEREGALRAERQRKVGELVLDRQPLPDLDADARAQALAGLVRRKGLELLPWTPELRQWQARVALLRSLDLAQTGTSDWPDLSDTALLASLEQWLAPYLGKVTRLSHFAQLDLSSILRNLLPWPLPQQLDNQAPQTLAVPSGSNIRIDYSEQPPVLAVRLQELFGLAETPRIAGGRQVLKLHLLSPGRRPVQVTQDLASFWRTTYDEVKKDLKGRYPKHDWPDDPLVAEATARAKPRKV; encoded by the coding sequence ATGATTTCACTACCGATCGATACCGTGTTGCCCGCGCTGCGCCAAGCCCTCGAGGCACGCCATGAAGTCGTACTCGAAGCGCCGCCGGGCGCCGGCAAGACCACCCGCGTGCCGCTGGCCCTGCTCGATGCACCCTGGCTGCAGGGCCAGACCATCGTCATGCTCGAACCCCGCCGCCTGGCCGCCCGCGCCGCCGCCGAGCGCATGGCCAGCGAGCTGGGCGAACGGGTCGGTGAAACGGTCGGCTACCGCATTCGGCTGGACAGCAAGGTCGGGCCGAACACGCGGATCGAGGTGGTCACCGAAGGCATCCTGACTCGCCGCCTGCAGGACGATCCGGCGCTGGAAGGCGTGGGGCTGGTGATCTTCGACGAGTTCCACCTGCGCAACCTGGACGCCGACCTGGCCCTGGCCCTGGCGCTCAACGGCCGCGAGCTGTTGCGCGAGGATCAGCCGCTCAAGGTCCTGTTGATGTCCGCGACCCTGGAGGGCGAACGCCTGTCGCGCCTGCTCGACGACGCGCCGATCGTCACCAGCGAAGGGCGCATGCACCCGGTCGACATCCGCTGGGGGCGGCCGACGCAGCCGGGCGAATTCATCGAGCCACGGGTGGTGCAGGCCTGCCTGGAGGCGCTCGACGAGCAGACCGGCAGCCTGCTGGTGTTTCTGCCGGGCCAGGCCGAGATCCGCCGGGTACAACAGGCCCTGGACGAGGCGCTGGGCCAGACGCCCCAGGTGCAGGTCTGCCCGCTGCACGGTGAACTCGACCTGAACGCGCAACGGGCAGCGATCGACCCGGCGCCGCCCGGACAGCGCAAAGTGGTGCTGGCCACCAACCTGGCCGAGACCAGCATCACCATCGAAGGCGTGCGGGTGGTCATCGACGCCGGACTGGAGCGCACGCCACGTTTCGACCCACGCAGTGGCATGACCCGCCTCGATACCCAGCGCATTTCACGGGCCAGCGCCACCCAGCGCGCCGGCCGGGCCGGACGGGTGGAGCCGGGCGTGTGCTACCGGCTGTGGTCACAGGCCCAGCACGAACAGATGGCCGCCTTCAGCGCGGCCGAAATCCTCCAGGCCGACCTGGCCGGGCTGGCCCTGCAGCTGGCCCGTTGGGGCGTCGAGCCGGACCAGCTGACCTGGCTCGACGCGCCGCCCGGCGCCGCCTTCGCCCAGGCCCGCGACCTGCTCGAACGCCTCGGCGCGTTGCAGCCCGAGGGCGGTCTGTCCCGCCATGGCCAGGCCATGGCCGAACTGCCCGCGCACCCGCGTATCGCCCACGTGCTGCTGCGCGGCCACGCCCTGGGCCTGACCCAGCAGGCCTGCGACCTGGCCGCCTTGCTGGGCGAGCGCGACATCCTGCGCGGCGGCGGGGCGGACGTGCACAGCCGGCTGGCCCTGCTCGCAGGCGATCAACGCCTACCCCGAGGCACGCAGGGCAGCACCCAGCGCGCCCGACAACTGGCCCGGCAGTACCGCGCACACCTGCGCGGCGCCTCCGGCGACAGCGTGAAAGACCCAGAGCATCCACGGTGGACCGGCTGCCTGCTGGCGCTGGCCTACCCTGACCGCGTTGCACGCCAGCGCCAGGCCGGCGGCGGCGACTACCGCTTGGCGAACGGCCGCGCCGCGCAGTTCGGCGAGCCCGACGCGCTGATGAAGCACGCCTGGCTCGCCATCGCCGACCTGGGCAGCCGCCAGGGCCAGCGCGAAGAACGCATCTACCTGGCCGCCGACCTCGACCCGGCGCTGTTCGAGACCGTCCTGGGCGAACAGGTGCGCCAAGTCGACATTCTGGAATGGGACGAACGCGAAGGGGCCTTGCGCGCCGAACGCCAACGCAAGGTCGGCGAACTGGTGCTCGACCGCCAGCCCTTGCCCGACCTGGACGCCGACGCACGCGCCCAGGCCCTAGCCGGACTGGTCCGCCGCAAGGGCCTCGAGCTGCTGCCCTGGACTCCGGAGCTGCGCCAGTGGCAAGCCCGCGTGGCACTGCTGCGCAGCCTCGACCTCGCCCAGACCGGCACCAGCGACTGGCCCGACCTGAGCGACACGGCCTTGCTCGCCTCGCTGGAGCAGTGGTTGGCGCCCTATCTGGGCAAAGTCACCCGACTGAGCCATTTCGCCCAGCTCGACCTGTCCTCGATCCTGCGCAACCTGCTGCCCTGGCCCCTGCCGCAGCAGCTGGACAACCAGGCCCCACAGACCCTGGCGGTGCCCTCGGGGTCGAACATCCGCATCGACTACAGCGAACAGCCCCCCGTGCTGGCCGTGCGCTTGCAGGAACTGTTCGGCCTGGCCGAGACGCCGCGCATCGCGGGTGGCCGTCAGGTGCTCAAGTTGCACCTGCTGTCACCGGGGCGCCGGCCTGTGCAGGTGACCCAGGACCTGGCAAGCTTCTGGCGCACGACCTATGACGAGGTGAAGAAGGATTTGAAGGGGCGGTATCCGAAGCATGACTGGCCGGACGATCCGTTGGTGGCGGAGGCGACGGCGCGGGCGAAGCCGAGGAAGGTTTGA
- a CDS encoding acetyltransferase, with translation MDAPPTLITDRLTLTPLQLEDAPVIQALFPQWEVVRYLDSRVPWPYPDDGALVYVRDIALPAMAAGREWHWMIRKRDEAGCTLGSISLYDQPGNNRGFWLAPQWWGNGYMREACQVINGYWFVTLARPLMQVPKAVANQASRSVSEHEGMHLVGMQERTFVSGPMKAEIWEMTRADWLKKSTT, from the coding sequence ATGGATGCTCCTCCTACGCTCATCACCGATCGGCTGACGCTCACGCCTCTTCAATTGGAGGACGCTCCTGTCATTCAGGCGCTATTTCCCCAGTGGGAAGTGGTGCGTTACCTGGACAGCCGAGTCCCCTGGCCGTACCCAGACGATGGGGCGCTGGTCTATGTCCGGGATATCGCCCTGCCCGCCATGGCAGCAGGACGTGAATGGCACTGGATGATCCGCAAGCGCGACGAGGCTGGCTGCACCCTGGGCAGCATCAGCTTGTACGACCAGCCTGGAAACAACAGGGGCTTCTGGCTCGCCCCGCAGTGGTGGGGAAACGGCTACATGCGTGAGGCATGCCAGGTCATCAACGGCTACTGGTTCGTGACCCTGGCGCGTCCGCTCATGCAGGTTCCCAAAGCGGTGGCCAACCAGGCGTCTCGCAGCGTGTCCGAGCATGAAGGCATGCACTTGGTAGGCATGCAGGAACGAACGTTCGTGTCTGGACCGATGAAGGCTGAGATATGGGAAATGACGCGGGCCGATTGGTTAAAAAAATCGACCACCTGA